The following are encoded together in the Mustelus asterias unplaced genomic scaffold, sMusAst1.hap1.1 HAP1_SCAFFOLD_3845, whole genome shotgun sequence genome:
- the gpha2 gene encoding glycoprotein hormone alpha-2 — FNVTITSDRRGTCRGSQLIQACVGYCESSAFPSKYSVLTASGFKHNITSVSQCCTIRKMQKVRVRLFCGPRREEIEIFTAKSCRCDMCRLSRY, encoded by the exons CTTTCAACGTTACCATAACGAGTGACCGGCGAGGGACGTGTCGGGGCTCTCAGTTGATCCAGGCCTGTGTGGGCTACTGTGAATCCAGCGCATTCCCCTCCAAATACTCCGTCCTGACGGCCAGTGGGTTCAAACACAACATCACCTCCGTTTCGCAGTGCTGCACCATCCGCAAGATGCAGAAG GTGCGAGTCAGACTGTTCTGCGGCCCCAGGAGGGAGGAGATCGAGATCTTCACCGCCAAGTCGTGCCGCTGTGACATGTGCCGTCTGTCTCGGTACTGA